ACGCCCTCCACGCAGGCCCTGCTCGGCAAGCGCGTGAAGGCGGACAAGCTCATCCCGTTCGAGAAGATGCACCCGTCCATCGCGCTGCTGCCCACCGCGGAGGACGCGGCCACGGCCTTCGCGGAGGTGTTCTACGCCATCGACTACGTGCACCAGTCCAAGGGCGCCGCGGGCCTGCGCGCCGTGGTGCAGGGGCTCAAGGCGGGGCAGTCCGACAAGAAGGCGGTGGAGACGGCCATGGGCATGCCGTTCGGCCTGTTCGAGAAGGCCTGGCTCTCCCACATCAAGAAGCAGCCCTTCCCCATGGAGCTGGTGCCGCGCGACGACCGCGTGGTGCTGAAGGAGGACGCCAAGGGCAAGGTGAAGGAGGACGGCGAGAAGAAGGGCCGTGAAATCTCCTTCGGCGACTTCAACGAGGTGCAGGAGGTGCCCGCGCGCAAGTTCGCGCACCTGGGGGAGCTGCTCCGCGAGCGCAACCGGGTGAAGGCCGCCGCCGAGGAGTACGCCAAGGCCCACAAGCTGGTGGGCGACAAGTACGAGTCCGTCTCCAACAAGTACGCGCTGACGCTCCTGGAGCTCAAGCGCCTGGACGAGGCGGAGAGCGTGCTGCGCGGAAGCCTCCGCGTGCACCCGGGCGCGCCCGCCACCAACGTGCACCTGGGCCGCATCCTCCTGCACCGCAAGGACTACCCGAAGTCGAAGACGGCGTACCTGGAGGCGCTCGCGTCGGACCCGTTCGACCCGGAAATCCATGTGGCGCTCACGCGCATCCACGGCGCGCTCGGCGAGGCGGAGCTGGCGAGCCGCGCGAAGACGGCGACCGCGGTGCTCACGGGCCTCAAGCCCGAAGAGGTGGAGGAGCTGGCGCGCAGGTTCCTCCAGGAGGAGGCGGAGCTGTCCGGCACCAGCGTGCCCGCCTCCGGAAGCGACTCGAAGCCGCCCGTTGCTCCCGCCGCGAGCGCGCCCGACGCCGGCCGCTGAAAAAGTCGGCCCTCGGCGCGGGCCTTGCGCCCCGCCGCGCGCGCCTCGACTCGCGTCGCGGAGGAGGCCCGTCGCCCGCGAGCCCGCACGGGCCGCGCGCTCGTCGGGCTGGAGAGCGGGCGGGCCTGTGCGCACGCGGCCGACCTGTCAGGGGGTGCCTAGCTTCACGCCGGGGAAGTGAGGCACCCGACACATCTGGTCCGACACCCGAACAGTCCCAGCGTTGACTGCCCCACGTCCTCATCGGCGTTCGTGCGCTGTCGCACGGACCCGCGCCGTTGCGCATACCGCGGACCACGCGTTGGCCCAAGGTGCGTGCCCGCGGCCCGACAGTGATGGATTCCCGACGTGAAAAGGAGCAGTCCACATGAAGCGCACCCTTCCCGGCATCGCCCTCGCAGTCTCCCTGTTCACCGGTGGCGCGGCACTGGCCCAGAGCGGCGCGTCTCCGACGCCTCCGTCCTCGCCCAGCATGAAGCCCGCGACGACGCAGAAGGGCATGGCCGAGTACCGCGGCTTCATGGCTCCCACCGATGAGAAGGCCCTGCTGGAGCGGCTGCACTACGCCAACCAGCAGGAAATCCAGGCGGGCCAGCTCGCGCAGAAGAACTCGCAGAACGCGGAGGTGCGCTCCTTTGGCGAGATGATGGTCAAGGACCACACCGCCATGGACGAGAAGCTCATGGCCTATGCGAAGAGCAAGAACCTCAAGCTCTCGGACATGCCCAAGCCCATGAACGACGTGGAGAAGAAGATGATGGCCCAGGACAAGGCCACCATGGAGGAGCTCACCGTGCTCCAGGGCGCGCCCTTCGACTCCTGTTACATGGCGGGCCAGGTGGGCGACCATGACGCCGTGCTCGGCAAGGTGCTCGCCGCGCGGCAGGGCATGCCCTCGGCCAGCCCCGAGCTGACGGCGATGTTCACCGAGCTCACCCAGAAGGTCCCCGCCCACCGCGAGCAGGCCTGGCAGATCCTGGGCAAGCTGGATGACGGCATGGCCGTGGGCGGCTCCGGTGCCTCGCCCGCTCCGGCTGGCAACAAGGACCACGCGGGCCACGGCGACATGGGTACGAAGAAGAACTAGTCCCGCACGCCGCTCCGAGGGCTATTCCAGGACGTCACTGGGTGCGGTAGGACACCACGTCATGTCCATCCGAACCCTCGCAGTGACGAGTCTGTTGGCGCTCGGAGCGGTGCTCACTGGCTGCTCCAGCAACGCCGACACCATCTGTGACCTCCGCAAGGAGTGCTTCCCGGGCAGCGACGACACGGGCAAGTGCGCGGACCGCATCAACGACTGGGTCGACGACCGGGACTCCGACGAGCGGCGCGAGCGCGTGTCCGAGTGTGCCGACTGCATCTCGGACCGGAGCTGTTCGGAGTACCTGGAGCACTGCATCGACGAGTGCTTCGTCGTCCCCTGAAGCCCCCTGACATGGAAGGGCCCCTCGCGCGGTGTTCCGTGCGAAGGGCCCTTGGGACTGCTTCAGACGTGAGCTAGTTGCGCGTCCACTGGTCCAGCCAGCCGAGCACCTCGTCGTGCCACTGCAGGCTGTTGGCGGGGCGCAGCACCCAGTGGTTCTCCTCCGGGAAGTAGAGCAGCTTGGAGGGGATGCCGCGGCGCTGGAGCGCGGTGAAGGTGCCCAGGCCCTGCGTCTCCACCACGCGGAAGTCCTGGCCGCCGTGAATCACCATCATCGGCGTCTTCCACTTGCCCACGTGCTCGATGGGGCTGTGCTTGCGGTAGCCCTCGGGGTTCTCCCACGGCGTGCCCTTGTGCTCCCACTCCGGGAACCAGAGCTCCTCGGTGTCGAAGTAGCCCATGCGCTCATCCAGGATGCCGTCGTGGTTGACCAGGCACTTGAAGCCGTCCGCCCAGTTGCCGGCAATCCAGTTGATCATGTACCCGCCGTAGCTGGCGCCCAGCGCGCACTTCTTCTCCTTGGAGATGAACGGGTAGCGCTGCAGCGCGGCGGCCAGGCCCTTCTGCAGGTCCTCGAGCGGCTTGCCGCCCCAGTCGTCGCGGATGGCGTCGGTGAAGGCCTGCCCGTAGCCGGTGGAGCCGTGGAAGTCGACCATGACGGCCACGTAGCCGCGGCCCGCGTACACCTGCGGGTTCCATCGGTAGTGGAAGTGATTGCCGAACGAGCCCTGCGGTCCGCCGTGGATGAGGAAGGCCAGCGGGTACTGGCGCTTCGGGTCGAAGTCGACCGGCTTCACCACGTAGGCGCGCACCGTCTCGTTGTTCCAGCCCGGGAACTCGAACTGCTCGAAGCCGCCGAAGCGCACGCGCGAAAGCGTGTCCTGGTTCACCTGGGTGAGCTGCTTCGAACCCGTGCCGTCCTGGTTGATGACGAACAGGTCCGCGGGCGAGTCCAGGTCATCGTGCACGTAGACCAGGCGGTTGCCGGCGGCGGGCTGCGGCGAGTCGTCGGTGCCGTCCTTCGTAATCTGCCGCACCTTGCCCGAGGCCACGTCGAGCGCGAACAGGGGCTGCTGGCCGATGTGGCCCGCGGTGGCGAACAGCGTCTTGCTGTCGGGGCTCCAGGCGAGGCCGCCGGCGGAGCGGTCCCAGTCCTCGGCGAGCACGCGCTCCTGGCCGCCGGGCCACGCGCGCACGATGACGCGGTAGCGGTCCGCCTCGTAGCCGGGGCGGGACATGGCCAGGTACGCGAGCGACTTGCCGTCCGGGCTGAAGACGGGGCTGGTGTCGGTGGCGCGGTTCTTCTCGGTGAGCTTGCGGGGCTTGGCCTTCCCGTCGATGGGGGAGACGAAGAGGTCCAGGTCCGTGGACCAGGACTCGGTGCGGCCCACGTCGCGCGCGGTGAAGACGACGCTCTTGCCGTCGGGCGTGAAGGTGTACTCCTCCGGGCCGCCGAAGGGCTTGGTGGGGCCGTCCGCGTCCATGCCCTTCATCAGGTCCACGGGCGTGCCACCGGCCACGGGGACAACGAAGACGTGCGAGCGACGGCCGTCCTTCCACGTGTCCCAGTGACGCGCGAAGAGCTTGTCGTAGGTGCGGCCGGTGGCCTTGCGCTTGGAGCGCTCCGCCTCGCGCTGGGTGTTGCAGTCGAGCGCGGCGCAGTCGGGGAACACCTCCATGGACACGGCCAGCCGCGCGCCGTCGGGGGACAGGCGGAAGGTGCCGACGTCCAGGGGGAGCTTCGTCACCTGGGTGGGCTCACCGCCGTCGATGGGCAGGCGCCACACCTGGGAGGAGCCACCGCGCGAGGACAGGAAGAAGAGGCTCTTGCCGTCCGGGGCCCAGGTGGGGTCCGAGTCCGCGTCCGGGTGCGAGGTGAGCTGGCGCGGGGCGCTCCCGTCGACGCCGACGAGCCACAAGTCGGTGCGGCCGCGGTTGGCCTCCAGGTCCGTGGAGCGCAGGACGTAGGCGACCTGGGTCCCATCGGGAGAGACGCGCGGGTTGCTCAGCCGGCGCATCGAAATCATGTCGTGGTGGTTGAACGGCTGGGTCTTGGCCGGCGCCGGGGTGGCGGCGAGGGCCAGGGCCGCGACAAGCGACAGCGGCAAGGTGTGCTCCTGGGGTGGGCCCACGCGCGTCCATCCAGGCGAGCGCTCGGGCGGGGTTTTCGGGGGTGGACCGTGCCCGCTCCTCCGGGCGCTGTCCACCTCGGGACGTCGGAACATGCGAGGGGCGCTCGTATGCCCGGCGCGTCATGGAAAGTGGGGGGTCGGGACTTCCCGGGAGCGGAAGCCATGACGTGACGCGCCAGTCCGGTTAGTGAGAGGGGCATGAGCCCACCCGTCAGCGTGCGTGTCTGGTCCGACTTCGTGTGTCCCTGGTGCTACGTCGGTCTCCAGGAGGTCAAGAAGCTCCAGAAGGAGTTCGACATCGAGGTGGACTGGCAGCCCTTCTTCCTGCGCCCGGAGACGCCGCCGGAGGGGCTGCCGTTGCCCGCGCACATCCGCGAGAAGATGAAGGACCCGAACAACCCCCTCAAGGTCCGCGCGGCGCAGGCGGGGCTGAAGATGGTGGACCGGGACGTGATTCCGTCCACGCGGCGTGCGCACCAGGCCACCGAGTACGCGAGGACGCAGGGCAAGCTGGAGCCGTACCACGCGGCCATCCTGCGCCGGTACTGGAGCGAGGGGCAGGACCTCTGGCAGTGGGAGACGCTCCGGGGCGCGGCCGAGGAGGTGGGGCTGGATGCGGACGCGCTCCAGCGCGCGGTGGAGGGTGGCGAGTTTGTGAAGGTGGTGGAGGACGCGGTGCGCGCGGCGCAGGAGATGGGCGTCAGCGCGGTGCCCACGTTCGTGTTGGGTGAGCGCTTCGGCATCCAGGGTGCGCAGGACTACGCCGTGTTCAAGCAGGCGATGGAGCGGCTGGGCGCGAAGCCTCGCGCGACGACGTGAGGTGAGGAGGGTGGGCGCGGGGTGACTCGCGCTCGCCGGCTACACGCCCTGGAGCAACACGAGCATGCGCGGGAGCGCGTCGGGTCCGGAGCCACCCGCGAGGCCCTGCGCGAGGCCATGCAGCTCCGGTGACTGCTCCAGGTGCTTCGCGCTGAGCTGGAAGCACTCCACCGCCGCGGCGTCGAGGCGCGCACGCGAGGCCGTGAGGTCATCGCTCAGCGCGCTGTCCTCACACAGCGCGACGACGTCGGGATGTCCGAACAGCGCCCAGCGGAGCATCGCGGCGCGCAGGGTCAGCTTGAAGACGTAGTCCATCACCGAGGGGCTGTCGGTGAACGGGTTGCGCAGCCAGTGGTTCATCGCGTGGTGACGGAAGTACTGCTCGATGCGCTCACCGAGCACGGGCTCCAGTCGGGCGCGGCGCTCGGAGTACAGGGCCCAGACGTCGTCCGGCGCGGCGCTCGCGCCACCGTAGGACGCCTGGATGGCGCGGGCCCATGCCTGGAACCTTGCGCCACGGACGCCGTCGATGCGAGCGCGCAGCACCGTGCCGCAGATGCCGGCCCACGGGCCGCCGGGCAGATGCACCGAGGACACCATCGCGTGCAATGCATCCAACGTCGACGGTGCCTCGAAGTCAGAGAGCGTCGAGAGGAGCAGTGCTTCGTCTCGAAACGCGTCCGTCCCCCGGAAGTAGAAGGTCCCGAGCCTCCGGGCCAGCTCCCCCAGCATGAACAGCCGCGAGGCATACGGGTACTCGCGTCGATCCAGGATGCGCAGCGCCACCTCGCGCACCCGCGACGCATGCCACGTCCACGCGTCGGCCGCGTCCTCTCCGCCCAGCGCTCGCGCCAGTTCGGGCCGCGCCGCGAGCGACGCGTCCACCGGCACCGGCTCCAGCGCGTCCTCCGCGAGCAGGCACAGCCGCACCACCTCCGGACAACCGAACGAGCCCGTCACCTCCAACCGCCCTGCCCTGCGCGTGGCCACGCGCGGGAACACCGCGCACGCATCCGGCAACACCGCCTCGCCATACGCGCGATGCAACGAGCACAACTTCCGGGCATCGAGGAACGAGCACAACCCGTCCTCGCGCTTCGCGATGCACGCGGCCTCCGCGCCCACGCCACTGCCCGGGTCGGGCAGCACGAGCGCCTCGACCCGCGCCGCGTCAGGCCCACCCGCCACCGCGTCGCGCAGCACCTTCCACCGCGCGTCGCTCACCGGCACCACGAGCCCCGCGCAGCACGTGTCCTCACATGTGTCCGCGAGGCACTGGAAGCGCGTCAGATACCGGGGAGCCGTGGCGGACATGGACCTTTCGAGCTCAGGCGTCGTCCGAGCCGCCCCGCAGCCCCACCACCACCGCGTCCCCTGTTACGGGCGGCGCGGTGACAGAGAAGGCCTCGCGGTCCAGCGTCGCGAACAACCGCACCACACACGCATCACAGATGGCGGCGCTCCCCATGCCCGCCTGCAGCCGCCCCACCTGATGCGCGGAGGCGCCGCAGAACGAGCAGCGCCGCCGGGCCGGCGTGGGCTGATTCGAGACGTACGGTCCTTTCATCTCCCCATTCCTCACAGGCTACTTCCGGCCCAGCGCCTTCTTCACGAAGCCCCAGAATCCACCCGCGCGCTCCTTCAGGTCCGCGCCACGGCGCTCCTCGGCGGCCTTCACCGATTCCTTGCTCACCTGCAGCTGCTTCTGCAGCTCCTCCGGCGAGTAGCGCGTGGCCAGCGTGGCCTTCACTTCCTTGCGCGTCGAGTACTCGCGCGCCTCGACATGCAGCACGCACTCCGAATCGAGCTTGATGGTGACGGCCACGCGCACCGAGCCCTTCGGCCCGCGGGGCAGGCCCTCGATGCGCACGGTGCCCAGGTACTCGTTGGCGGAGATGTGATTGTCCTCGCCCTGGAAGATGGACAGCTCGAGGACCTCCTCGTTGTCCTTCGACGTGCTCAGCGCGAACGAGCGCTGCGCGGGCAGCGGGCTGTTGCGCTCGATGACGCGCTTGAAGGCGCCGCCGGGCATCGCGATGCCCACCGTCATGGGCAGCACGTCGATGAGCACCACGCTGCTCACCTTGTCCACCGAGCCCGAGTACAGCGCCGCGCCCAGCGCCACCGCCTCGTCCGCGTTGACGCTCGCCTGCGGCCCCTTGCCGAACAGGCCCTTGAGCTTGTCGCGCACCAGCGGCATGCGGCTCATGCCGCCCACGAGGATGATGTCGTCCACCTCGGCCGCCTTGAGCTTCGCGTCCAGGAGCACGTCGCGCACCACGTCCACGGTGCGGCTGAGCAGCGGGTCGCAGATCTTCTCCAGCTCCTGCCGCGTCATCACCACGCGCAGGTCCCGAGGCCGCCCCGAGTCATCCATCATCAACATCGGGATGTGGACCTCGAAGCTGGCGCGCTCGGAGAGGGCCATCTTCGCGCGCTCGGCGGCGTCGCTCACGCGGGACAGCGCGATGCCGTCGCCGTTGAACGCCAGGCCCTCTTTCTCCTGGAAGCGCTTGAGGAGGAAGTCGACGATGAGGTTGTCGAAGTCGATACCGCCCAGGAAGATGTCGCCGCCGGTGCCGAGCACCTCGAAGACGTTCTTCTCGATCTTGAGGATGGTGGCGTCGAAGGTACCGCCGCCCAGGTCGTAGACGAGGACGCGCTTGTTGAGCTCGCGGTTGAGGCCGTAGGCGAGCGCCGCGGAGGTGGGCTCGTTGAGGATGCGCTCCACCTTGAGGCCCGCGAGGATGCCGGACTTGCGCACGGCCTCACGCTGCGGCTCGGAGTAGTACGCGGGCACCGTCACCACCGCGCGCTCCACCTTCTGGTTGAGGTGGGCCTCCGCCATCTCCTTGCACTCGCGGAGGATGATGGCCTGCACCTCCTCGAGCGAGAGCACGCTGTCCATCAGCCGCACGGCGGCGCGGCCTGCGGCGTCCGGGACGATGTCGTAGTGGAAGCGCTCGCGGACCTGGTTCACCACGGCGCTGTCGTAGGGACGGCCCACCAGTCGCTTCGCGCCGTAGATGGTGTGCTGGGGGCGCAGCACCAGCTGGTTCTTCGCGCGGTGGCTGACGAGCAGCTTGTTCTGCGCGTTGAGCGAGATGACCGACGGAATCGTGTTGTAGCCCTCGCGCGAGCGCAGCACGACGGGGCGGCCGTTGGACAGGAGCGCCACGCACGAGTTGGTGGTGCCCAGGTCGATGCCGATGACGGGGCCCGTGCCCGCGATCTGCGGAGGCGGCGGGAGGAAGATGGTCTTGGGCAGCCCCCGCTCGTCGAGCGCGGGAGCGACGGGCGCGGCCTTCGGGGCGGCCGGCGTCAGCAGCGTCGGAGTCCCCACCGGCTCGGGAGCCTTGGGGGCCTCGCGACGCACGTTGGGCAGTGACGGAGTCGCGGGCGCCGCAGGCGGCGGCTGGAACGCGGCCGGAGGTGGGGGCGGCGGGGGCCGGGCCTGGGCCACGGGCGCGCGGGGAGCGGCCACGCCTGGAGGAGTGCTGCTCCCCATGTTCGACAGGCCGAAGTCGAACTCGACGCCGCCCGCGGGGCGAGCCGAGGAGGGAGGCGGCGGCGGTGAGGTGCGCGTCGGAGGCGGCGCGGCGGGAGGCAGCTCCTCCACCGCGTCACTGAAGTCCAGGTCGAACTCCAGGCTGCCACCACTGCGAGGCTTCGCGGCGGCGGGAGGCGGCGGCGGCGCGACGGGGCGCGGGGGCGGCGCGGCAGGGGCCTCCTCCACCGCGTCGCTCAGGTCCAGGTCGAACTCGAACGCACCACCGGCGGGCTTCGCGGCGGCGGCGGAAGGCGGCGGCGGCGCGCTGGCACGAGGAGGCGGCGAGGCAGGGGCCTCTTCCACCGCGTCGCTCAGGTCCAGGTCGAACTCGAACGCTCCCCCCGCGGGCTTCGCGGCGGCAGGCCGAGCCGGAGGCGGCGCGCTGGCACGAGGAGGCGGAGGCGGCGCGGCGGGGGCTTCCTCCACCGCGTCGCTCAAGTCCATGTCGAACTCGAACGCCCCCCCCACGGGCTTCGCGACGGCGGGCGGAGGCGGCGGAGCACTGGCGCGCGGAGGCGGGGGCGCGGGCGTCTCCTCCACCGCGTCACTGAAATCCAGGTCGAACTCGAACGCGCCACCGGCGGGCTTCGCGGCGGCGGCAGGTGGCGGCGCGATGGGGCGCTGCGGCGCACTGGGGCGCGCGGGCGTCTCCTCCACCACGTCACCGAAGTCCATGTCGAACTCGAGTGCGCCCCCCTGGGGCTTCGCGGCGGAAGGCGCCGGAGCCCCCGTGGCCTCGGACATGTCGAGGTCGAACTCCATCGGGCCGCTGGGTCGCGCCGATGAGGACGACTCGACCTCCACGGTGAGACCGACCTCGATGGGCGCCTCATCGAGCATCTCGCCCTGCGTGAGCGGCGCTTCGTCGAGCGACAGCTCAAACCCGGGCAGCGGCTCGTCCATCAGCGGCGAGGCGGGCGGGGGCGGCGTGCTCGCGATGAGCTCCTCGAGCGGGATGTCCACGTCATCTGCGGGCGGCGGGGAGAAGTCGAAGGGCTCGTCGAGCCCCGGAGACGCCGGCGCATCCAGGTCATCGAACAGCGAGTCCAGCGCGGGCCCACGCGGCGCCGCGGCGGGCTTCGCCACGGGCGCGGGTGCGGGCCGGGCCTGCACGGGGGCGACGGCCGGCGCGATGGAGGGGGCCAGCGGCGCCACGGACGGGGCGATGGCGGGCAGCGGCGAGACGACGGCCGCGGGGGCCTCCGGCTTGCGCTGCAGGAGCATCATGTCCACCAGCGCGCGGCTGGCCGGGTCCAGCTCGTGGAACTGGAGCCCCATGCCGGGAGGCCCCGAGGGGTCTCCCACTTCACGGACCCAGCGCACGTCGGCGGTGCCGCGCAGCACGCGCACGCCTCCGGCGATCTGCACCTCGAACTTGACGGGTGTCCCCACGGGCTGCGGGGTGCGCGAGCGGATGAACATCCCGCCCGGGCTGAGGTTGGTGGCGAACTCCTCCGCGAAGCTCCCCACGCTTTCATGCTTGAGCTTCACCAACAGACCGACTGCCTTCCGGTCCGTGGTGCGCCTGCCTTGATCCATAACGCACCACCATCGCGGTACACCGCCCCCTTCTCAAGAGGGTTTTGGGGCCTCGGTTGGTTGGCAGGCCGAGGAACCCGAACAGGTGGGCCTGCGGCCTACCTGCACCTTCCTGTAATGTCGTGCGCCGCGAGGAGGCGTCCATGAGCACCATCCCTCTCACCGTCGCGGCGGCGCCGCGCACCGGCTGGCTGGTCGACCGGCGCCACGACTTGATTTCCACGGTGGGCGGCGCCTGCGCGAGCCTCGTCCTTGTCGGACTTCATGCCGGAGCAGGGGTGAGCAGCCTGGCGTTGTGGTGGGCGTGGGTGTTGGTGCTGGATGGGCCGCACCTGTTCGCGACGGTGTCGCGCACGTACCTGGACGCGCGCGAGTGGAAGACGCGCAGGCGGCTGCTCCTGGGGAGCCTGGGCTGGTTCGCGCTGGGGCCGGTGTGCTTCGGGGTGTCGTTGCTCGTCGGCAGCAAGCTGCCGTTCGTGGTGTTCCTCACCTTCGCCGCGCTGTGGGCGTACTGGCACGTGGTGCGGCAGCACTACGGGCTGATGCGGCTGTACCAGCGCAAGTCGGGGGAGACATCGCGGGTGGACCAGCGGCTGGACAGCGTGACGCTCTACGTGGGGCTCATCGCGCCGTTCGTGGCGTTCGCGGTGACGCATCCGGGGGCGCGCAAGCAATTGGGGCTGACGGGGACACCGAGCTGGGAGCCGGTGGTCGCCGCGGCGTGCTTCACGCTGGTGGCGGCGGTGGCGCTCTCGAGCGCGGGACGTCAGGTGTGGCGCTGGCGGACGGGGCAGCCGGTGAACGGGCCCAAGTTGTTGATGATGGGGGCCGCGGTGGGATTGTCGGCGGTGGTGTTCTGGCCGTCGGTGTCCGCGCGAATGGATTTCATCATGTTCGCGGTGGCGGTGACGGCGTTCCACAACGTGCAGTACCACGGCATCGTCTGGTTCTATCACCGCAATCGCTATCACTCGGCGGGCGTGGACGCGGCGTCATTCGGCTGGGCGCCGAAGGTGAGCCAGCGGTTCATCTTCTATGCGGTGTGCGGCATTGCCTTCACCGTGGCGTACCGGGGTCTGGGGTGTGGCTTCGGCGCGCATCCGGGCTGCGGCGTGTTCGACGCGAAGCTCGCGCTGGGCACGGGGCTGACGCTGCGGGATTTCATGGCGGGCTTCATCTGGGGCTTCGCCCTGCACCACTACTACCTGGACCAGCGCATCTGGCGGGTGAGCAAGGATGCGGGGCTGCATCAGGACCTGAAGCTGGACGGCGCCCTTTCCGCTGGCGCACGAAGCTCCCGACCTCCGGTGCCGCCGGGTTGAAACCCGGTCGAGGCACCCTAGCTTCCGACCTCCCCACGGGCAGTCCGACGCCCGGAGTTGCCCGCAACCGGAGGTCCCCATGCAGCAACGTTCCTTGTTCTCCATCCTCGCGATGGTGTCGCTGTTCGTCTGTCTTTCCGCCACCGAGAGCCTCGCGCAGAACGCGCAGGGAGGCACGGCCAACCACGGCACGTACATCACCGTGCCCTCCGGCACCGTGAATGACTGGGTCCTCCAGGTGTCGCCGCGCGAGATGGGCTACGAGGAGCCCGGCTCCGAGGGGGACAACGCGCTCCTCAAGGTCGAGTGCTTCGTCGTCCCCATCAACGCGTACACGTGGCAGGTCGTGGCCCGCTACAAGCTGCGCCCCTGGAACAACCGGGACGGCGTCTGGAACGCGGGCTCCGCCAATTACCTCCTCGTGCACCGATAGTCCCAGGACACCGTCGAGGCCCTGAACCGACGTTCGTTCGGGGCCCGTCGCCCGACGACCACACTCCCACACTGGAAGACACATGTAATCCAACAACCAAAGCAAACCAACTGATGGAGCGTTCCACGGAATGTCAGACGGCGAGCGCAGGATGCCTCCCGGCTCACGCCTCACCCACCTGGAATCCCATCGACAATGCAGACACTTCCTCAGTCCCCCCGACTGGCGAGCGTGTTGCTCGCCTCCCTCGTCGTCACGCTGTTCGCCTGCGGCCGCGAAGATGACGCCGGCCTCTCCCCGGTGAAGGACCCGTGGCAGTCCCCCGGGATGGAGCTGGAGCCCGGCTGTGGAGAGGCCGACGCGGGCCCCTCCGTCCCCGACGCCGGACCTCCCGAGCCCGACGCCGGCTCCGGCCCCGCCGTCTGTGGCGACGCCATCAAGCACCCCTCCGAGGAGTGCGACGACGGCAACAACAACCTGGGCGACGGCTGCACCCCCCTGTGCAATCGCGAGCCCCGCTGTACCAACGGCCTCTGTGAGTCCCTCTGCGGCAATGGCAGGATCGAGCCGAACTCGCCCGAGCAGTGCGATGATGGCAACACCCTGGCCAACGACGGGTGCTCGCCAACGTGCCAGCTCGAGCCGGGCTTCCTCTGCCAGGTCATCGAGGGGCAACTCCCCAGCATGCTCGAGTTGCCCATCGTCTACCGCGACTTCCGTGGGTACGACCTGCCCGCCACGAGCGGCCTGCCGCGCGGCCACATCGACTTCCAGAACAAGAACGGCAGCGAGCGGGGCATCGTGGCCTCCACCCTGGGCCCTGACAACAAGCCGGTCTACGCGAAGGTCGGGGTGACCTCGCTGACGACGCATGGCCAGTTCGCGTTCGACCAGTGGTTCCGTGACGTACACAACGTCAACCAGACGGTCGTCAGCACCTTGCTGCTCTCGCGGACGCCCAGCAACGAGTACCTCTACGACAACCCGTTCTTCTTCCCGCTCGACGGCGCGGGCTGGGTCGCCGCCGGCCAGGAGCCCTTGCGCAGCGACTACGGCTCTCCCGCGCGGATGCGCAACTTCAGCTTCACCAGCGAGACGCGCCATTGGTTCCAGTACAACGGCACCGAGGTCCTCCGCTTCCGAGGGGATGACGACGTCTGGGTGTTCATCAACGGCCGGCTCGCGCTGGACCTGGGCGGCATCCATGGTGCCGAGACGGGCAGCGTCACCC
The Myxococcus fulvus DNA segment above includes these coding regions:
- a CDS encoding peptidase MA family metallohydrolase, translating into MNRWGALVLALGLCAATPAFAQESSLKDEVKTRLGQVESALDDWDVPGARRELSEVEALIPADVEPLKYYQGRVAFEEGRYDDAVGLLQGANIEDKPGSYLRLAKDTRDIVKNHQRAESEHFIFLYPKGKEAVLVPYALETLEGIHRAMAEDLGWTPPGGKIRVEVVNNARELAKVSTLTEKQIRTTGTIAICKFNKLMVTSPKAVAQGYDWQDTLAHEYIHLVVSQMSRNTVPIWLHEGLAKFLESRWRGKAGLAMTPSTQALLGKRVKADKLIPFEKMHPSIALLPTAEDAATAFAEVFYAIDYVHQSKGAAGLRAVVQGLKAGQSDKKAVETAMGMPFGLFEKAWLSHIKKQPFPMELVPRDDRVVLKEDAKGKVKEDGEKKGREISFGDFNEVQEVPARKFAHLGELLRERNRVKAAAEEYAKAHKLVGDKYESVSNKYALTLLELKRLDEAESVLRGSLRVHPGAPATNVHLGRILLHRKDYPKSKTAYLEALASDPFDPEIHVALTRIHGALGEAELASRAKTATAVLTGLKPEEVEELARRFLQEEAELSGTSVPASGSDSKPPVAPAASAPDAGR
- a CDS encoding DUF4142 domain-containing protein encodes the protein MKRTLPGIALAVSLFTGGAALAQSGASPTPPSSPSMKPATTQKGMAEYRGFMAPTDEKALLERLHYANQQEIQAGQLAQKNSQNAEVRSFGEMMVKDHTAMDEKLMAYAKSKNLKLSDMPKPMNDVEKKMMAQDKATMEELTVLQGAPFDSCYMAGQVGDHDAVLGKVLAARQGMPSASPELTAMFTELTQKVPAHREQAWQILGKLDDGMAVGGSGASPAPAGNKDHAGHGDMGTKKN
- a CDS encoding alpha/beta hydrolase family protein, with product MPLSLVAALALAATPAPAKTQPFNHHDMISMRRLSNPRVSPDGTQVAYVLRSTDLEANRGRTDLWLVGVDGSAPRQLTSHPDADSDPTWAPDGKSLFFLSSRGGSSQVWRLPIDGGEPTQVTKLPLDVGTFRLSPDGARLAVSMEVFPDCAALDCNTQREAERSKRKATGRTYDKLFARHWDTWKDGRRSHVFVVPVAGGTPVDLMKGMDADGPTKPFGGPEEYTFTPDGKSVVFTARDVGRTESWSTDLDLFVSPIDGKAKPRKLTEKNRATDTSPVFSPDGKSLAYLAMSRPGYEADRYRVIVRAWPGGQERVLAEDWDRSAGGLAWSPDSKTLFATAGHIGQQPLFALDVASGKVRQITKDGTDDSPQPAAGNRLVYVHDDLDSPADLFVINQDGTGSKQLTQVNQDTLSRVRFGGFEQFEFPGWNNETVRAYVVKPVDFDPKRQYPLAFLIHGGPQGSFGNHFHYRWNPQVYAGRGYVAVMVDFHGSTGYGQAFTDAIRDDWGGKPLEDLQKGLAAALQRYPFISKEKKCALGASYGGYMINWIAGNWADGFKCLVNHDGILDERMGYFDTEELWFPEWEHKGTPWENPEGYRKHSPIEHVGKWKTPMMVIHGGQDFRVVETQGLGTFTALQRRGIPSKLLYFPEENHWVLRPANSLQWHDEVLGWLDQWTRN
- a CDS encoding DsbA family oxidoreductase, yielding MSPPVSVRVWSDFVCPWCYVGLQEVKKLQKEFDIEVDWQPFFLRPETPPEGLPLPAHIREKMKDPNNPLKVRAAQAGLKMVDRDVIPSTRRAHQATEYARTQGKLEPYHAAILRRYWSEGQDLWQWETLRGAAEEVGLDADALQRAVEGGEFVKVVEDAVRAAQEMGVSAVPTFVLGERFGIQGAQDYAVFKQAMERLGAKPRATT
- the fliB gene encoding flagellin lysine-N-methylase translates to MSATAPRYLTRFQCLADTCEDTCCAGLVVPVSDARWKVLRDAVAGGPDAARVEALVLPDPGSGVGAEAACIAKREDGLCSFLDARKLCSLHRAYGEAVLPDACAVFPRVATRRAGRLEVTGSFGCPEVVRLCLLAEDALEPVPVDASLAARPELARALGGEDAADAWTWHASRVREVALRILDRREYPYASRLFMLGELARRLGTFYFRGTDAFRDEALLLSTLSDFEAPSTLDALHAMVSSVHLPGGPWAGICGTVLRARIDGVRGARFQAWARAIQASYGGASAAPDDVWALYSERRARLEPVLGERIEQYFRHHAMNHWLRNPFTDSPSVMDYVFKLTLRAAMLRWALFGHPDVVALCEDSALSDDLTASRARLDAAAVECFQLSAKHLEQSPELHGLAQGLAGGSGPDALPRMLVLLQGV
- a CDS encoding ClpX C4-type zinc finger protein, whose amino-acid sequence is MKGPYVSNQPTPARRRCSFCGASAHQVGRLQAGMGSAAICDACVVRLFATLDREAFSVTAPPVTGDAVVVGLRGGSDDA